From Corynebacterium aquatimens:
TGGGGCGGTTGGTTCCTCAGCCGAATTCTTCTTTTTATGCTGTTAGCAGCAGGCGGAGGAGCACATGGCGAACTCGATTATTACTACGAAGGCGTCACTAGCTCGTCCATGGACGAGTACCCCCTTCCCTCCGTCATCCCCCTGTACTGGCTGAAATGGCTCGGGTTCTCGGAAGCCGCAGAGTTCAAAAACATGTTTCTCTTCCAGATTTTCATTCTGGATTTATTAGTGACCGCGTACTGCATCCATCATCGCCGCAAAGGTGTTACCCAAGAGCATGGAGACCGCATGCGCTTGTGGGCTACTGGATTCTGGATTCTGTTCGGTGTTGCCGCGACCACGAATCTTTATTACAGAATGGACATCTATCCGGCATTCTTGGTTGGACTCACCGCAGTCTTGCTTGCTTCTTATCCTGCAGTTGCGTCCGGCGTTCTCGCATTAGCGACTACTTTTAAGCTTTGGCCCGGAATGTTAGCCGCAGGTCTTGTTGGTCGAATTAAAAACTCTCAGACATGGATCCGGGTACTTTCCTTTGTCGGATCACTGTGCGCAATCTGCTTAGCGATCGTTCTTGTAGGGGGAACTGATCGTCTAACGAGCCCACTCTCTTACCAATCGGTTCGAGGCCTCCAGGTTGAGTCCGTGCTCGCCACTCCTTTCGTACTTGCTGGCTATTTCAAGCCTGAAAAATACTCAGTGAGCTTCGCAGAATCGAAAAGTTTTGAGATCAGTGGCCCCGGTGTTGAGGATGCGATTGCGCTTTCAGGAATCCTCACCTTGCTTGTATTCCTGATCGCAGTCAGCTGGGTACTCTACCGACTGTTCCGCGGACAATGGGAAGTCCAATCCACGATCTATTTCTTTGTAGCGATAATCCTTTTGGTAATCGTTACAAACAAGGTGTTTTCTCCACAGTACGTCATCTGGCTAGGGCCGTTGCTCGCGGTTATGTTGACGCAACCATGGTCGGCTTCAGAGCAACCCGCTTCGATCGAAAGATCTCACCGACTGATGCAATGGGTTGCAATCTTAACCATCGTCGCAATGGCCGTGTCCTCTTTCGTGTTCCCTTACACCTACGTTGATGTCGTAGTAACGCTGGGCGCTCAGTGGCAACCCCCATTTGCTCTAGCAGCGAGAAACCTTCTGATAGTCGCCATTACCGCTCTTGCAGTATCGGCTGTTGTCATGCGCGAGATATCAGCCTTGCGTGCCGAATCGACGCCCCCTGTACAGAAAGAGAACCAGTTCACGGAGCTAGAGAGTGAGAGCTCCAGACAACTGGAGGACCAAGGCTCCACTGTTTTCCAAGATGAAGATTCCGCGGCAAAGAGAGCTGGCTCGGAGAACAACTCGAAAGTGTCGCTCTGGATTCGGGCGATTCAAATCTCCATCTGCGTTTCGGCCTTTCGGCTTTTGATCCTCGCTATTCAAACACGACGCTTGGACTCAAAGTGGTCGGAAAAAATTCAAGGCTGGGATGCAGAGGAGTATCTCCAGATTGCTAGACACGGGTATTTCAATAGTTCGACACCAGCCGAAGATCTTTTAACGCTGTTCCCTGCCTATCCTTCGCTAGTTAGAGTGGTTCATTATCTGACTGGATTGCCGTACGGGTTCTCTGCAATAGTGCCGAACTTCTTCTTTACCGTCGTAATCTCTGCAGGAGTGATCACACTCGCTCGCAAGCTAGGCGCGAACTCGCTTGAAGCAACGGCTTCGGCGGTTCTTGTCATCGGGGCACCGATGGCGATCGTACATAACATGGCATTTCCCGACGCAATGTTCCATGCGTTCCTGGTTTGGGCTTTGATCGCCGTACTCGACAAGCGGTGGATTGCAGCGGGAACCCTAGTTGGGATCAGCGGGCTAACAAGTCTCCTGGCAATACCGTTCGTACTTACCTTCGCTGTATTGGTAGTTGTGAAGGAGAATTCAAGCTGGAGGGCATGGCTCGGGCTGGCTTTGTCCGCTATGCCCTTGAACATTTACCTGGTATGGCTTAGCAGACAGTTTGGAAGTCCTGGGGAATTCAAGAACGCGATAAGCGATCGCTGGCCAACATCCCTCGACTACGGCACATCAACCTGGCAGTCGTTGGTCGACGCGTTTTCGACATCCGTCGATGTGCCTCACCTCGTCGCCGCTATTACGGTCGTCGTCGTCCCGTTCGTGCTTTATTCGACACGACGCAATGTCCCGGTGCCGCTTTGGATTGCTTGCACGTTGTTGACTGCCCAGGTCCTACTAACAGGAGGGGCTTTCTCGTCCATTCCAAGGCTTCTTCTGCCTCTAGTACTTCTGTTGATACCGGCCGTCATCTCCAGGTTACGAACTCAGGGACTCCAGGCACTGCTACCAGCGTTTACTGCGTGGGTTTTGTTTGGAGCGTGGTTCTCCTCATACATGCTCACCAGCTTCGACGGCGCAATTTAAGCTGCTGGAATGACTGATTCAGAAATTCTGACGCAGAGGTGATCGCGGACGGTAGCGGGCGAATCAATGCTTGTAAGCGTTAGGATCCGGATTAACTTCGATCGTTCGACCCCCTGTCAGAGCGAATCTAATGTTCTTGAGAAAACGCGCTGGCGTCAATGGGTCTCGGTAGCTGGCAAGCAGCTCCTGGATCGCGGGGTCGTTAGCGATCACGTTTCGGATGCGGCGGATGTTTTCGGCACTGGCTTCCGGCGGCAAATTTTCTAAGGAGGCCGACGAGAATGCGATCTGCCAATCAATCGGCAATTCTTTGTCATGCCCGATCCGTTTCTCGGGTAGACGCGGCTGGCGAGCAGCAAGAGGATTAGAGAGTCCGATCGGATCAAGTACGCGTATCTCCAAGGGAGCGCTCATCCCGGTGTAGCCGAGACTCAGCCAGTAAATGGTCGGCGGATAGGTTTCATCATCTCTCTTCAGTGTTCGCCATTCCGCACGTCCCCTGTCTTCGAGCACCCATCCAAATGCGTCCCCTTCGTCTAATGCATGCATCGCACGATCAAATTTGTTCATATTCGGCAGCGCATCGTAGTAGTCGACCGTGCGCGGCAACTCATCCAAACTCCGACCAGTGCCGGATGACCAGACCTCAGGCTCGTACACAGCACCTTTATCGGGGTCAACATGTTGCTCCGCCCAGGACAAGTAGTTTTGAGAACCCCCGGCGACCACGATGAACGCCCATATAGCCGCGGCCAGTGATGCGATGCCGCTGACGATGTTTCTTGCTGGAACGAGCATCACTGGGCACAGCAGAGCAAATAAGGGCGGTAAAAACATTCGTGCGTGCATGAAGTCGCCGCCAATACGTACTACATAGAGTGTGTGAAGTGCTGCCGCCCCGACCATGACTAGGACCGGAACCGATAACCGCTCTTCCCGTTTCCATACAGTGACGCACAGAGTGAGAACCACCAGAGCCAGGGGGATCCAGAGATAGTACGGAAGCACGAAATCACCCAGATAATCTATCCCTCGGCCGAAATAGCTTTCCGACGCGGATTTGGCAACTGCCGTATGGGGCGTTAGCAATCCGTAATAACCCATTCGAAAAATTTCATACACGCCAGGGATTGCAACGCCAGCGCCAACTATCTTCAAGCATGATCGTAATTCTTTGCGGTGCTGGATTAGCAACGCCAAGCCAGCTAAGCCTCCATACAAGGCGAGTTCTGGCCGCACTAGCCACGATAGACCAGCCCATATCGCGATCCAGATCGGCTTGTCAGGGAAGCGAACCAAGAACAGCCACAAAACGCTCAGGTAGAAGATCACTAGGCTCCACTCCAGCCCGGACGTCAAGAAATCCCGAGCTGGCGGAAGGGCCAAGTACACTACGGCGCCAAATGGGATTAATGCCGCAGACTCGTGAAATACGCTAGCTCCATAGGACGCGACGATGATGCCAGCGACGCCTAAAAACAGCCCCAGCCAAATGGCGAGGGTTTCCATGTGCTCCTGATCTGGGATTGTGAAAAGCCACACCAGGAATGTCCACATCGCGGAGGTATTAACTTCCACTCGTTCGCCGGCATTGAAGACTGGCCCATTCCCCGCATGCAGATTCGCGACGGTGCGGAGCACGATCAATCCATCATCCGCAATCCATCGGCGAATAAACCCCCCGATGAAGGCCAGGATCCCGATCAGCACGAGTTCGGCGTAAAGGATAATTTTCCTATTCACTGTGCTTAGCTTACTCGGTCGAACTTCACTCAAGGATCGTCAGACGAGTCACATACGCTTTCACTTTGAAACAAGAAAGGCGCCAGCCATTTGGCCAGCGCCTTTCGGTGGAGATGCCGGGACTTGAACCCGGGTCCTTCGCCACCGCACCAGGGCTTCTCCGTGCGCAGTCCGCGCGGATCTCTCATCGGCCCTCTGGATCAGGCGAACATGTCCAGATGATGGGCCCAGTCAGTGAAAAAGTCCCTGACCACCGCACTGACACGGCGGCCAAGCAATCCCTTTTACTGATGCCAGGATCCGGGGCAAGGGCATCCCCGGGCTGACAGACACGGGCTCGCTGAATTAGGCAGCGAGGGCGTAGTCACGCTGAGAGTTCTTCTCTGCGTTTATTTGATTGCTGCGACGCTTACGGTGGTCTCCAGCCTGCACCGGCACGCTTCCCCTGGCAAAGTAAGCGAAGTCGAAACCAAATCATCCCCTTGAAAAAGGATCCGACTGATTCGTCGTTTCACTCCTGCGGCGGGATCAAGCGCATCAACCGCAGGACCACTGACCTTAAACCCCGCACCCGCGGAAGTCAATACCCGCAGCCGTGTTAGAGACCCGACGGCGCGACGCGCAAGAATTCCACTGTCGCACCCGGCCCGGCCTCCACCGCAAGCCGCACGGCGCGGGCCACGTTCACCGCATCCATCTTCGGACGATCCCCATGCTGGGGCCCATCCAGCATGTCTGTGTCGGTCCGTCCAGGGTGAATGGACGTGATGCGGATGTTGCCTTTTTCTTCCTCCCGCAGCGAGTCCGTGAACCCCTTCAGCGCGAACTTCGATGCGCAATACGCCGTGTTTTCGGCCACACCATGTAGGCCCGCGCCGGAATTGATGGGGACAAGCAGGCCCTTCGACCGTCGTAAAGCAGGCAAAAGCGCCCGAGTCAGCGCAACGGGGGCGAGCACGTTGAGCGCCAAGGTCTCCTCCCATTGCTCGTCGCTGATCTGCTCAAACGGGCCCTTGTAGAGGATGCCCGCGGACAAAACCAGCACATCCAGGTGGTCAATTTTCGCCGCAGCCTCCCGCAGCGCCTGCCGATCTAAAAGATCCACCTCAAACGGCTCCGCGCTGGGCAACGCATCGACGATCCCAGAAGCATCTTTCGATGCCCCCGCAATAATGTGGTGGTCCTTGCCCAATTCCT
This genomic window contains:
- a CDS encoding SDR family oxidoreductase, whose amino-acid sequence is MKTALITGASRGIGRAIAEELGKDHHIIAGASKDASGIVDALPSAEPFEVDLLDRQALREAAAKIDHLDVLVLSAGILYKGPFEQISDEQWEETLALNVLAPVALTRALLPALRRSKGLLVPINSGAGLHGVAENTAYCASKFALKGFTDSLREEEKGNIRITSIHPGRTDTDMLDGPQHGDRPKMDAVNVARAVRLAVEAGPGATVEFLRVAPSGL